The Verrucomicrobiota bacterium region GGGATGACCCTGCTGTCAGTGGCGCTGGGCGTCGAGGAAGCCGTCCAGGATCTTGATCGCAGCGTCTTGCTGCTCCGGCGGTAGCTGCTCGATGTGACGTACGCGTCTCATGAGCTTCTCGTTCCTGGGTGTGGGCTGATGCCCGTTGTTCTTCCCGGTGCCGAGCAGCTTGTCCGGTGAGACGCGTAGCGCCCGCGCAAGCTTCACGACTTGCTGAAGCGACACGCCGCGAATCCCCAGCTCGATCTGAGAGAGGCTCGCTTGATGCGTTCCAAGCATCTTGGCGAACTCGACCTGGGTCATGCGCCGCTCCTGTCTCAAGGTGCGCAAGCGCTCGCCGATCTCTTTCCTGGACAAGACAACGTGCTTCGGGGGTCGCGGCAAGATGCCTCCTTCGGCGACAGTATCGGGTCGTTTCGGGGGCGCCCCCAGAAATGCATTGACATGATAATGCAATGCTGCTATACGATGGCCGTGATTCAAGCAGCCCCAGGAAAGGGCCATCAGACCCCTTGACAGGATTTCCGAGACTCGCCGTTTTCGAGGGGTAGACGAGCAGAAGCGAAGCGGGCC contains the following coding sequences:
- a CDS encoding helix-turn-helix transcriptional regulator; protein product: MPRPPKHVVLSRKEIGERLRTLRQERRMTQVEFAKMLGTHQASLSQIELGIRGVSLQQVVKLARALRVSPDKLLGTGKNNGHQPTPRNEKLMRRVRHIEQLPPEQQDAAIKILDGFLDAQRH